A single Antechinus flavipes isolate AdamAnt ecotype Samford, QLD, Australia chromosome 5, AdamAnt_v2, whole genome shotgun sequence DNA region contains:
- the FAM186B gene encoding protein FAM186B isoform X1, whose translation MTEGRAKRDLIGRDRTRCQPLVTPSTVKAVISKIETAQLKRAQEDISIQLSDILGNVNGVIKRFQEDLGSDLKGNKKSRGEREKGKKRFVLLEKIASFSKAAETKEKNLYEILNWMSDWGDSLSYEIKPKECDKQDEWVEVMERVLPLSLIATEGGIESLISLCSNLIEDQKKRTIRPKGNFWKAWREKILHKSSISLQPLSPEQMLQDENTTNAKIAEVRAMLQELLDFAIFNKGEIKAIKYMSTMVENLNQALILQFQENHKMEIQYRLLEVEMSKEINKQKLLFQKELQVLEDMKNALEMQVQASEQKYQQLLQEETTMRYQLQMGGGKRDRRDFTEYVSSPLKSQTSQNMSLPTTEEGLETEMEQKPEEMVGQSSLEEEKEEEEKKEEEEREEKEEAAQLFSNTQTKDMAVDMGDDFTPFLKQLLPKMNLYPEHSEDLGIHAENAIVSKYKVTALKPTGYRGTDDIYSEKREEVDKSTVWINEEDSDVSRESWGDLPTKMSPKEKTGLPQEEQAEEERHWQKRRKEWQAEEKRWQEQQKKWKQLEKEHKEKQRQWKLQEEELYKKMQEYIDYSLLMKQRRELDEQKLEQNKEPFMSLSPTTRRGMEVKRVYQTQLAREKFQTSMIYESQLPSVRTFGSQGAHQGSMKMGPFSCIGMSFKSFPCPFPSKSSTFERLISLPKEKKYYLDVLAQRKNLLLLSEAAESMGIPVHLHSLARKLIIETLYTNVARFWYLIQKYSTYRTFQCLRQEVSNHIEARQITGNVDDAQNFNIFLEKIDKYESRRLQIWTEKQKVLEQDRGDCLEQMMSLFSQLREEWDLNLSAPILITTLEKQKKTATITIPKKHTHFIRTGGTHPKQPPMAKHQEYLEFLKIARQRGIGIESIWKTDLSTSSYPVQKKTPASVIWSQIGGYPDFPRMVELDIHSPCHKCLEFLRTRSPTIFKRKSIVDRDNELIHEEPTESVSEI comes from the exons ATGACAGAAGGTAGGGCCAAAAGGGATCTCATTGGGAGAGACCGTACTAGATGTCAGCCACTGGTGACTCCCTCAACTGTAAAGGCAGTCATCTCAAAGATTGAAACAGCCCAGCTGAAGCGAGCTCAAGAG GACATTTCTATCCAGCTTTCTGACATTTTGGGCAATGTCAATGGTGTCATCAAACGCTTCCAAGAAGATTTAGGATCAGAtctgaaaggaaacaaaaaaagtcGAGGGGAACGAGAGAAGGGCAAGAAGAGGTTCGTCTTGCTGGAGAAAATAGCCTCCTTCTCAAAGGCTGCTGAGACAAAAGAGAAGAACCTCTATGAAATTCTCAACTGGATGAGTGACTGGG GTGACAGTTTGTCTTACGAAATCAAACCTAAGGAATGTGACAAACAAGATGAATGGGTGGAAGTCATGGAGAGGGTGCTACCACTTTCTCTCATTGCCACAGAGGGCGGCATCGAGTCTTTGATTTCCCTTTGTTCTAATCTGATTgaagaccaaaagaaaagaacGATAA gGCCCAAGGGAAATTTTTGGAAAGCCTGGAGGGAAAAGATTCTACATAAATCTTCCATCTCACTTCAGCCTCTGAGCCCAGAGCAGATGCTTCAAGATGAAAATACCACAAATGCAAAGATAGCTGAGGTCCGGGCCATGCTTCAGGAGCTCTTGGACTTTGCCATATTCAACAAGggagaaatcaaagccatcaaGTATATGTCTACTATGGTAGAAAATCTTAATCAGGCCTTGATACTTCAGTTTCAAGAAAACCATAAGATGGAAATCCAGTACAGACTCCTAGAAGTAGAGATGTCAAAAGAGATAAACAAGCAAAAGCTCCTCTTTCAGAAGGAGCTCCAAGTCCTTGAGGACATGAAGAATGCTCTAGAGATGCAGGTCCAAGCATCAGAGCAGAAATACCAACAACTTCTCCAGGAAGAAACAACCATGAGATACCAATTGCAAATGGGTGGAGGTAAAAGGGACAGAAGAGACTTCACTGAATATGTTTCTAGTCCCCTAAAATCTCAGACCTCTCAAAATATGAGCCTCCCCACAACTGAAGAAGGACTAGAGACAGAAATGGAACAGAAGCCTGAGGAAATGGTAGGACAATCATccctggaagaagaaaaggaggaggaagagaagaaagaagaagaggaaagagaggaaaaggaggaagcagCTCAGCTCTTTTCAAACACCCAGACAAAGGATATGGCTGTCGATATGGGGGATGACTTCACACCTTTCTTGAAGCAGCTACTTCCAAAAATGAACTTGTACCCTGAACACTCTGAAGACTTAGGTATCCATGCTGAAAATGCCATAGTTTCCAAGTACAAGGTCACTGCTTTGAAACCTACAGGCTACAGAGGCACAGATGACATATAttctgaaaaaagagaagaagtagATAAAAGTACAGTCTGGATCAATGAAGAAGATTCagatgtgtccagagaaagcTGGGGAGACCTGCCAACTAAAATGTCTCCAAAAGAGAAGACAGGCCTCCCACAAGAAGAGCAAGCAGAGGAAGAGAGACATTggcaaaaaagaaggaaggaatggcaGGCAGAAGAGAAGAGGTGGCAAGAGCAGCAGAAAAAGTGgaaacaactagaaaaggaacacaAAGAGAAACAACGGCAGTGGAAGCTGCAGGAGGAAGAGCTGTATAAGAAGATGCAAGAATATATAGACTATAGCTTATTAATGAAGCAGAGAAGGGAGCTAGATGAGCAGAAGCTGGAGCAGAACAAGGAGCCTTTTATGTCCTTGTCACCAACTACAAGGAGGGGGATGGAGGTGAAAAGGGTTTATCAGACTCAATTAGCAAGGGAGAAATTCCAAACATCTATGATCTATGAATCCCAGCTGCCCTCAGTCAGGACTTTTGGATCCCAGGGGGCTCATCAAGGATCCATGAAAATGGGGCCCTTTTCCTGCATTGGAATGTCTTTCAAATCTTTTCCCTGTCCCTTTCCCAGTAAATCCAGCACTTTTGAAAGACTGATCTCTCTACCAAAGGAGAAGAAGTACTATTTGGATGTTCTGGCTCAGAGAAAGAACTTGTTGCTCTTGAGTGAGGCTGCTGAGAGCATGGGCATTCCTGTTCACCTGCACAGTCTGGCCAGGAAGCTGATCATAGAAACACTCTATACTAATGTCGCCAGGTTCTGGTACCTGATCCAGAAATACAGCACCTATAGGACGTTCCAATGTTTAAG GCAGGAAGTAAGCAACCATATAGAAGCCAGACAAATAACTGGAAATGTCGATGATGCACAAAACTTTAACATCTTTCTGGAAAAAATTGACAAGTATGAGAGCCGCAGGCTGCAGATCTGGACAGAAAAGCAGAAAGTTCTGGAGCAGGACAGAGGAGATTGTCTGGAGCAAATGATGTCCTTATTCTCCCAG CTCCGAGAGGAATGGGATCTGAACCTGAGTGCTCCAATTCTCATAACTACtttagagaagcagaaaaaaacagcaacaataacaataccaAAGAAACACACCCATTTCATCAGGACTGGCGGAACACATCCCAAACAGCCCCCAATGGCTAAACATCAGGAGTATCTTGAATTTCTGAAGATTGCTCG ACAAAGAGGGATTGGAATAGAGTCTATCTGGAAGACAGATCTGTCTACCTCCAGTTATCCAGTACAAAAGAAGACTCCTGCGAGTGTTATATGGTCCCAGATTGGTGGGTACCCAGATTTTCCTCGAATGGTGGAATTAGATATCCATTCCCCCTGCCACAAATGCTTGGAATTCCTAAGAACAAG
- the FAM186B gene encoding protein FAM186B isoform X2 — protein sequence MTEGRAKRDLIGRDRTRCQPLVTPSTVKAVISKIETAQLKRAQEDISIQLSDILGNVNGVIKRFQEDLGSDLKGNKKSRGEREKGKKRFVLLEKIASFSKAAETKEKNLYEILNWMSDWGDSLSYEIKPKECDKQDEWVEVMERVLPLSLIATEGGIESLISLCSNLIEDQKKRTIRPKGNFWKAWREKILHKSSISLQPLSPEQMLQDENTTNAKIAEVRAMLQELLDFAIFNKGEIKAIKYMSTMVENLNQALILQFQENHKMEIQYRLLEVEMSKEINKQKLLFQKELQVLEDMKNALEMQVQASEQKYQQLLQEETTMRYQLQMGGGKRDRRDFTEYVSSPLKSQTSQNMSLPTTEEGLETEMEQKPEEMVGQSSLEEEKEEEEKKEEEEREEKEEAAQLFSNTQTKDMAVDMGDDFTPFLKQLLPKMNLYPEHSEDLGIHAENAIVSKYKVTALKPTGYRGTDDIYSEKREEVDKSTVWINEEDSDVSRESWGDLPTKMSPKEKTGLPQEEQAEEERHWQKRRKEWQAEEKRWQEQQKKWKQLEKEHKEKQRQWKLQEEELYKKMQEYIDYSLLMKQRRELDEQKLEQNKEPFMSLSPTTRRGMEVKRVYQTQLAREKFQTSMIYESQLPSVRTFGSQGAHQGSMKMGPFSCIGMSFKSFPCPFPSKSSTFERLISLPKEKKYYLDVLAQRKNLLLLSEAAESMGIPVHLHSLARKLIIETLYTNVARFWYLIQKYSTYRTFQCLRQEVSNHIEARQITGNVDDAQNFNIFLEKIDKYESRRLQIWTEKQKVLEQDRGDCLEQMMSLFSQLREEWDLNLSAPILITTLEKQKKTATITIPKKHTHFIRTGGTHPKQPPMAKHQEYLEFLKIARQRGIGIESIWKTDLSTSSYPVQKKTPASVIWSQIDHQPFSKENPSLTETMNSFMRSRLNQCLKSELRKEHR from the exons ATGACAGAAGGTAGGGCCAAAAGGGATCTCATTGGGAGAGACCGTACTAGATGTCAGCCACTGGTGACTCCCTCAACTGTAAAGGCAGTCATCTCAAAGATTGAAACAGCCCAGCTGAAGCGAGCTCAAGAG GACATTTCTATCCAGCTTTCTGACATTTTGGGCAATGTCAATGGTGTCATCAAACGCTTCCAAGAAGATTTAGGATCAGAtctgaaaggaaacaaaaaaagtcGAGGGGAACGAGAGAAGGGCAAGAAGAGGTTCGTCTTGCTGGAGAAAATAGCCTCCTTCTCAAAGGCTGCTGAGACAAAAGAGAAGAACCTCTATGAAATTCTCAACTGGATGAGTGACTGGG GTGACAGTTTGTCTTACGAAATCAAACCTAAGGAATGTGACAAACAAGATGAATGGGTGGAAGTCATGGAGAGGGTGCTACCACTTTCTCTCATTGCCACAGAGGGCGGCATCGAGTCTTTGATTTCCCTTTGTTCTAATCTGATTgaagaccaaaagaaaagaacGATAA gGCCCAAGGGAAATTTTTGGAAAGCCTGGAGGGAAAAGATTCTACATAAATCTTCCATCTCACTTCAGCCTCTGAGCCCAGAGCAGATGCTTCAAGATGAAAATACCACAAATGCAAAGATAGCTGAGGTCCGGGCCATGCTTCAGGAGCTCTTGGACTTTGCCATATTCAACAAGggagaaatcaaagccatcaaGTATATGTCTACTATGGTAGAAAATCTTAATCAGGCCTTGATACTTCAGTTTCAAGAAAACCATAAGATGGAAATCCAGTACAGACTCCTAGAAGTAGAGATGTCAAAAGAGATAAACAAGCAAAAGCTCCTCTTTCAGAAGGAGCTCCAAGTCCTTGAGGACATGAAGAATGCTCTAGAGATGCAGGTCCAAGCATCAGAGCAGAAATACCAACAACTTCTCCAGGAAGAAACAACCATGAGATACCAATTGCAAATGGGTGGAGGTAAAAGGGACAGAAGAGACTTCACTGAATATGTTTCTAGTCCCCTAAAATCTCAGACCTCTCAAAATATGAGCCTCCCCACAACTGAAGAAGGACTAGAGACAGAAATGGAACAGAAGCCTGAGGAAATGGTAGGACAATCATccctggaagaagaaaaggaggaggaagagaagaaagaagaagaggaaagagaggaaaaggaggaagcagCTCAGCTCTTTTCAAACACCCAGACAAAGGATATGGCTGTCGATATGGGGGATGACTTCACACCTTTCTTGAAGCAGCTACTTCCAAAAATGAACTTGTACCCTGAACACTCTGAAGACTTAGGTATCCATGCTGAAAATGCCATAGTTTCCAAGTACAAGGTCACTGCTTTGAAACCTACAGGCTACAGAGGCACAGATGACATATAttctgaaaaaagagaagaagtagATAAAAGTACAGTCTGGATCAATGAAGAAGATTCagatgtgtccagagaaagcTGGGGAGACCTGCCAACTAAAATGTCTCCAAAAGAGAAGACAGGCCTCCCACAAGAAGAGCAAGCAGAGGAAGAGAGACATTggcaaaaaagaaggaaggaatggcaGGCAGAAGAGAAGAGGTGGCAAGAGCAGCAGAAAAAGTGgaaacaactagaaaaggaacacaAAGAGAAACAACGGCAGTGGAAGCTGCAGGAGGAAGAGCTGTATAAGAAGATGCAAGAATATATAGACTATAGCTTATTAATGAAGCAGAGAAGGGAGCTAGATGAGCAGAAGCTGGAGCAGAACAAGGAGCCTTTTATGTCCTTGTCACCAACTACAAGGAGGGGGATGGAGGTGAAAAGGGTTTATCAGACTCAATTAGCAAGGGAGAAATTCCAAACATCTATGATCTATGAATCCCAGCTGCCCTCAGTCAGGACTTTTGGATCCCAGGGGGCTCATCAAGGATCCATGAAAATGGGGCCCTTTTCCTGCATTGGAATGTCTTTCAAATCTTTTCCCTGTCCCTTTCCCAGTAAATCCAGCACTTTTGAAAGACTGATCTCTCTACCAAAGGAGAAGAAGTACTATTTGGATGTTCTGGCTCAGAGAAAGAACTTGTTGCTCTTGAGTGAGGCTGCTGAGAGCATGGGCATTCCTGTTCACCTGCACAGTCTGGCCAGGAAGCTGATCATAGAAACACTCTATACTAATGTCGCCAGGTTCTGGTACCTGATCCAGAAATACAGCACCTATAGGACGTTCCAATGTTTAAG GCAGGAAGTAAGCAACCATATAGAAGCCAGACAAATAACTGGAAATGTCGATGATGCACAAAACTTTAACATCTTTCTGGAAAAAATTGACAAGTATGAGAGCCGCAGGCTGCAGATCTGGACAGAAAAGCAGAAAGTTCTGGAGCAGGACAGAGGAGATTGTCTGGAGCAAATGATGTCCTTATTCTCCCAG CTCCGAGAGGAATGGGATCTGAACCTGAGTGCTCCAATTCTCATAACTACtttagagaagcagaaaaaaacagcaacaataacaataccaAAGAAACACACCCATTTCATCAGGACTGGCGGAACACATCCCAAACAGCCCCCAATGGCTAAACATCAGGAGTATCTTGAATTTCTGAAGATTGCTCG ACAAAGAGGGATTGGAATAGAGTCTATCTGGAAGACAGATCTGTCTACCTCCAGTTATCCAGTACAAAAGAAGACTCCTGCGAGTGTTATATGGTCCCAGATTG